A stretch of Zonotrichia leucophrys gambelii isolate GWCS_2022_RI chromosome 19, RI_Zleu_2.0, whole genome shotgun sequence DNA encodes these proteins:
- the RAP1GAP2 gene encoding rap1 GTPase-activating protein 2 isoform X2: MASGKAAGERRWELVRWYVREGRFRIEERTLTAFQWLYSPQQHRIVSRADLGSPSRIDKTMLASLKIKKQELLNSTDVAVPERPLSPPLTAPPTMKSAEFFEMLEKMQAPKLEEQRSGSQKHKEDYIPYPSIDEILEKGSPYPLIILPQFGGYWIEDPENLGTPTSSDSSICEEEEENLSPSTYGYKLECKGEARAYRKHFLGKDHLNFYCTASSLGNLILSVKCEETDGTEYLRVILRSKVKTLHERIPLAGFSKLPSIPQIAKAFCDDASGLKFNPVLYPKASQMIVSYDEHEVNNTFKFGVIYQKFRQTQEEELFGNNEESTAFKNFLSFLGDTITLQDFKGFRGGLDVSHGQTGVESVYTVFRDREIMFHVSTKLPFTEGDTQQLQRKRHIGNDIVAIIFQEENTPFVPDMIASNFLHAYIVVQVENPEADNTVYKVSVTAREDVPSFGPPLPSPPVFQKSPEFREFLLTKLINAENACCKSDKFAKLEDRTRAALLDNLHDELHGHTQTMLGLGPEEDKMENGGHGGFLESFKRAIRVRSHSMETMVGSQKKHHGSGIPGSLSGGIAHNSGEVTKTTFSPPVPAVAAKNQSRSPIKRRSGLFPRLHTTSESQAESRTRCDSVSGAQKTPDLGHSSQEMKSETSSNPSSPEICPNKDRPFIKLKENGRSNISRSSSSTSSFSSTAGESETLEEYDSVGSQPSTASPFKQEVFVYSASPGSDSPGAGAAATPVIMSRSPTDLKNRNSPRSNLKFRFDKLSHGSSSLSH; encoded by the exons GATCGACAAGACGATGCTGGCCAGCCTGAAGATCAA gaagcaggagctgctgaacaGCACGGATGTGGCCGTCCCGGAGCGGCCGCTGTCCCCCCCGCTGACGGCGCCCCCGACCATGAAG tcGGCAGAATTCTTcgaaatgctggaaaaaatgcag GCACCAAAACTGGAAGAACAGAGGTCTGGAAGCCAAAAACACAAG GAAGACTACATCCCGTACCCCAGCATCGATGAG ATCCTGGAGAAGGGCAGCCCATACCCACTGATCATCCTGCCCCAGTTTGGGGGCTACTGGATAGAAGACCCAGAAAACCTTGGCACGCCCACCTCATCTGACAGCAGCATctgcgaggaggaggaggaaaacctcagccccagcacctaTGGCTACAAGCTGGAGTGCAAGGGAGAGGCCAGAGCCTACCGCAAGCATTTCCTGGGGAAG gaTCATTTAAATTTCTACTGTACAGCCAGCAGCCTTGGAAATCTGATCCTTTCTGTTAAATGCGAGGAGACAGATGGCACAGAATATTTAAGGGTTATACTcag GTCTAAAGTGAAGACACTTCATGAAAGAATCCCATTGGCAGGATTCAGCAAACTCCCGAGTATTCCCCAGATTGCAAAG GCCTTCTGTGACGATGCCTCTGGGCTGAAGTTTAACCCGGTTCTCTACCCCAAG gCATCCCAGATGATAGTGTCCTATGATGAGCATGAGGTCAACAACACGTTCAAGTTTGGTGTGATCTATCAGAAGTTCAGGCAG ACACAAGAGGAGGAGCTCTTTGGCAATAATGAAGAGAGCACTGCCTTCAAGAACTTCTTAAGTTTTCTGGGAGACACCATAACTCTCCAGGACTTCAAAGG TTTTCGAGGAGGCCTGGATGTCAGCCATGGGCAGACGGGAGTGGAGTCTGTGTACACGGTGTTCAGGGACAGGGAGATAATGTTTCATGTCTCCACCAAGCTGCCTTTTACCGAAGGAGACACACAACAA CTCCAGAGGAAGAGGCACATTGGCAACGACATAGTGGCAATTATCTTCCAAGAGGAGAACACACCATTCGTGCCAGACATGATTGCCTCCAACTTCCTGCACGCCTACATCGTGGTGCAGGTGGAGAACCCTGAGGCAGACAATACAGTGTACAAG GTGTCAGTCACAGCCCGGGAAGATGTTCCCTCCTTTGGCCCACCCCTGCCGAGCCCGCCGGTGTTCCAGAAG AGCCCCGAGTTCCGGGAGTTCCTGCTGACCAAGCTCATCAATGCTGAGAACGCCTGCTGCAAGTCCGACAAGTTTGCCAAGCTGGAG GACCGGACACGGGCTGCCCTGCTGGACAACCTGCACGACGAGCTGCACGGGCACACGCAGAccatgctggggctggggcccGAGGAGGACAAGATGGAGAATGGCGGTCACGGAGGCTTCCTGGAGTCTTTCAAG AGAGCCATCCGGGTGCGCAGCcactccatggagaccatgGTGGGCAGCCAGAAGAAGCACCATGGCAGTGGCATCCCAGGCAGCCTCAGCGGGGGCATTGCCCACAACAGCGGCGAGGTGACCAAGACCACCTTCTCG ccccctgtcccagctgttgCTGCCAAGAACCAGTCCAGGAGCCCCATCAAGCGCCGCTCAGGGCTGTTCCCCCGCCTGCACACGACATCGGAGAGCCAGGCGGAGAGCAGGACAAGGTG CGACAGTGTTTCTGGAGCCCAGAAGACACCAGATTTGGGACATTCTTCCCAAGAGATGAAATCTGAAACCTCATCCAATCCCAGCTCCCCTGAAATATGCCCCAACAAAGACAG GCCTTTTATCAAGCTGAAAGAGAACGGGCGGTCGAACATCTCCCgttcctcctccagcaccagcagcttcagcagcacGGCGGGGGAGAGCGAGACCCTGGAGGAGTACGACAGCGTG gggAGCCAGCCCTCCACGGCGTCACCGTTCAAGCAGGAGGTGTTTGTGTACAGCGCTTCGCCCGGCAGCGACAGCCCCGGCGCGGGGGCCGCGGCCACCCCCGTCATCATGAGCAGGAGCCCCACAG ATCTAAAGAACAGAAATTCTCCAAGGTCCAACCTGAAGTTTCGCTTTGACAAGCTCAGccatggcagctccagcctg AGCCACTAG
- the RAP1GAP2 gene encoding rap1 GTPase-activating protein 2 isoform X3 yields the protein MASGKAAGERRWELVRWYVREGRFRIEERTLTAFQWLYSPQQHRIVSRADLGSPSRIDKTMLASLKIKKQELLNSTDVAVPERPLSPPLTAPPTMKSAEFFEMLEKMQAPKLEEQRSGSQKHKEDYIPYPSIDEILEKGSPYPLIILPQFGGYWIEDPENLGTPTSSDSSICEEEEENLSPSTYGYKLECKGEARAYRKHFLGKDHLNFYCTASSLGNLILSVKCEETDGTEYLRVILRSKVKTLHERIPLAGFSKLPSIPQIAKAFCDDASGLKFNPVLYPKASQMIVSYDEHEVNNTFKFGVIYQKFRQTQEEELFGNNEESTAFKNFLSFLGDTITLQDFKGFRGGLDVSHGQTGVESVYTVFRDREIMFHVSTKLPFTEGDTQQLQRKRHIGNDIVAIIFQEENTPFVPDMIASNFLHAYIVVQVENPEADNTVYKVSVTAREDVPSFGPPLPSPPVFQKSPEFREFLLTKLINAENACCKSDKFAKLEDRTRAALLDNLHDELHGHTQTMLGLGPEEDKMENGGHGGFLESFKRAIRVRSHSMETMVGSQKKHHGSGIPGSLSGGIAHNSGEVTKTTFSPPVPAVAAKNQSRSPIKRRSGLFPRLHTTSESQAESRTRCDSVSGAQKTPDLGHSSQEMKSETSSNPSSPEICPNKDSTSSFSSTAGESETLEEYDSVGSQPSTASPFKQEVFVYSASPGSDSPGAGAAATPVIMSRSPTADLKNRNSPRSNLKFRFDKLSHGSSSLSH from the exons GATCGACAAGACGATGCTGGCCAGCCTGAAGATCAA gaagcaggagctgctgaacaGCACGGATGTGGCCGTCCCGGAGCGGCCGCTGTCCCCCCCGCTGACGGCGCCCCCGACCATGAAG tcGGCAGAATTCTTcgaaatgctggaaaaaatgcag GCACCAAAACTGGAAGAACAGAGGTCTGGAAGCCAAAAACACAAG GAAGACTACATCCCGTACCCCAGCATCGATGAG ATCCTGGAGAAGGGCAGCCCATACCCACTGATCATCCTGCCCCAGTTTGGGGGCTACTGGATAGAAGACCCAGAAAACCTTGGCACGCCCACCTCATCTGACAGCAGCATctgcgaggaggaggaggaaaacctcagccccagcacctaTGGCTACAAGCTGGAGTGCAAGGGAGAGGCCAGAGCCTACCGCAAGCATTTCCTGGGGAAG gaTCATTTAAATTTCTACTGTACAGCCAGCAGCCTTGGAAATCTGATCCTTTCTGTTAAATGCGAGGAGACAGATGGCACAGAATATTTAAGGGTTATACTcag GTCTAAAGTGAAGACACTTCATGAAAGAATCCCATTGGCAGGATTCAGCAAACTCCCGAGTATTCCCCAGATTGCAAAG GCCTTCTGTGACGATGCCTCTGGGCTGAAGTTTAACCCGGTTCTCTACCCCAAG gCATCCCAGATGATAGTGTCCTATGATGAGCATGAGGTCAACAACACGTTCAAGTTTGGTGTGATCTATCAGAAGTTCAGGCAG ACACAAGAGGAGGAGCTCTTTGGCAATAATGAAGAGAGCACTGCCTTCAAGAACTTCTTAAGTTTTCTGGGAGACACCATAACTCTCCAGGACTTCAAAGG TTTTCGAGGAGGCCTGGATGTCAGCCATGGGCAGACGGGAGTGGAGTCTGTGTACACGGTGTTCAGGGACAGGGAGATAATGTTTCATGTCTCCACCAAGCTGCCTTTTACCGAAGGAGACACACAACAA CTCCAGAGGAAGAGGCACATTGGCAACGACATAGTGGCAATTATCTTCCAAGAGGAGAACACACCATTCGTGCCAGACATGATTGCCTCCAACTTCCTGCACGCCTACATCGTGGTGCAGGTGGAGAACCCTGAGGCAGACAATACAGTGTACAAG GTGTCAGTCACAGCCCGGGAAGATGTTCCCTCCTTTGGCCCACCCCTGCCGAGCCCGCCGGTGTTCCAGAAG AGCCCCGAGTTCCGGGAGTTCCTGCTGACCAAGCTCATCAATGCTGAGAACGCCTGCTGCAAGTCCGACAAGTTTGCCAAGCTGGAG GACCGGACACGGGCTGCCCTGCTGGACAACCTGCACGACGAGCTGCACGGGCACACGCAGAccatgctggggctggggcccGAGGAGGACAAGATGGAGAATGGCGGTCACGGAGGCTTCCTGGAGTCTTTCAAG AGAGCCATCCGGGTGCGCAGCcactccatggagaccatgGTGGGCAGCCAGAAGAAGCACCATGGCAGTGGCATCCCAGGCAGCCTCAGCGGGGGCATTGCCCACAACAGCGGCGAGGTGACCAAGACCACCTTCTCG ccccctgtcccagctgttgCTGCCAAGAACCAGTCCAGGAGCCCCATCAAGCGCCGCTCAGGGCTGTTCCCCCGCCTGCACACGACATCGGAGAGCCAGGCGGAGAGCAGGACAAGGTG CGACAGTGTTTCTGGAGCCCAGAAGACACCAGATTTGGGACATTCTTCCCAAGAGATGAAATCTGAAACCTCATCCAATCCCAGCTCCCCTGAAATATGCCCCAACAAAGACAG caccagcagcttcagcagcacGGCGGGGGAGAGCGAGACCCTGGAGGAGTACGACAGCGTG gggAGCCAGCCCTCCACGGCGTCACCGTTCAAGCAGGAGGTGTTTGTGTACAGCGCTTCGCCCGGCAGCGACAGCCCCGGCGCGGGGGCCGCGGCCACCCCCGTCATCATGAGCAGGAGCCCCACAG CAGATCTAAAGAACAGAAATTCTCCAAGGTCCAACCTGAAGTTTCGCTTTGACAAGCTCAGccatggcagctccagcctg AGCCACTAG
- the RAP1GAP2 gene encoding rap1 GTPase-activating protein 2 isoform X1, which produces MASGKAAGERRWELVRWYVREGRFRIEERTLTAFQWLYSPQQHRIVSRADLGSPSRIDKTMLASLKIKKQELLNSTDVAVPERPLSPPLTAPPTMKSAEFFEMLEKMQAPKLEEQRSGSQKHKEDYIPYPSIDEILEKGSPYPLIILPQFGGYWIEDPENLGTPTSSDSSICEEEEENLSPSTYGYKLECKGEARAYRKHFLGKDHLNFYCTASSLGNLILSVKCEETDGTEYLRVILRSKVKTLHERIPLAGFSKLPSIPQIAKAFCDDASGLKFNPVLYPKASQMIVSYDEHEVNNTFKFGVIYQKFRQTQEEELFGNNEESTAFKNFLSFLGDTITLQDFKGFRGGLDVSHGQTGVESVYTVFRDREIMFHVSTKLPFTEGDTQQLQRKRHIGNDIVAIIFQEENTPFVPDMIASNFLHAYIVVQVENPEADNTVYKVSVTAREDVPSFGPPLPSPPVFQKSPEFREFLLTKLINAENACCKSDKFAKLEDRTRAALLDNLHDELHGHTQTMLGLGPEEDKMENGGHGGFLESFKRAIRVRSHSMETMVGSQKKHHGSGIPGSLSGGIAHNSGEVTKTTFSPPVPAVAAKNQSRSPIKRRSGLFPRLHTTSESQAESRTRCDSVSGAQKTPDLGHSSQEMKSETSSNPSSPEICPNKDRPFIKLKENGRSNISRSSSSTSSFSSTAGESETLEEYDSVGSQPSTASPFKQEVFVYSASPGSDSPGAGAAATPVIMSRSPTADLKNRNSPRSNLKFRFDKLSHGSSSLSH; this is translated from the exons GATCGACAAGACGATGCTGGCCAGCCTGAAGATCAA gaagcaggagctgctgaacaGCACGGATGTGGCCGTCCCGGAGCGGCCGCTGTCCCCCCCGCTGACGGCGCCCCCGACCATGAAG tcGGCAGAATTCTTcgaaatgctggaaaaaatgcag GCACCAAAACTGGAAGAACAGAGGTCTGGAAGCCAAAAACACAAG GAAGACTACATCCCGTACCCCAGCATCGATGAG ATCCTGGAGAAGGGCAGCCCATACCCACTGATCATCCTGCCCCAGTTTGGGGGCTACTGGATAGAAGACCCAGAAAACCTTGGCACGCCCACCTCATCTGACAGCAGCATctgcgaggaggaggaggaaaacctcagccccagcacctaTGGCTACAAGCTGGAGTGCAAGGGAGAGGCCAGAGCCTACCGCAAGCATTTCCTGGGGAAG gaTCATTTAAATTTCTACTGTACAGCCAGCAGCCTTGGAAATCTGATCCTTTCTGTTAAATGCGAGGAGACAGATGGCACAGAATATTTAAGGGTTATACTcag GTCTAAAGTGAAGACACTTCATGAAAGAATCCCATTGGCAGGATTCAGCAAACTCCCGAGTATTCCCCAGATTGCAAAG GCCTTCTGTGACGATGCCTCTGGGCTGAAGTTTAACCCGGTTCTCTACCCCAAG gCATCCCAGATGATAGTGTCCTATGATGAGCATGAGGTCAACAACACGTTCAAGTTTGGTGTGATCTATCAGAAGTTCAGGCAG ACACAAGAGGAGGAGCTCTTTGGCAATAATGAAGAGAGCACTGCCTTCAAGAACTTCTTAAGTTTTCTGGGAGACACCATAACTCTCCAGGACTTCAAAGG TTTTCGAGGAGGCCTGGATGTCAGCCATGGGCAGACGGGAGTGGAGTCTGTGTACACGGTGTTCAGGGACAGGGAGATAATGTTTCATGTCTCCACCAAGCTGCCTTTTACCGAAGGAGACACACAACAA CTCCAGAGGAAGAGGCACATTGGCAACGACATAGTGGCAATTATCTTCCAAGAGGAGAACACACCATTCGTGCCAGACATGATTGCCTCCAACTTCCTGCACGCCTACATCGTGGTGCAGGTGGAGAACCCTGAGGCAGACAATACAGTGTACAAG GTGTCAGTCACAGCCCGGGAAGATGTTCCCTCCTTTGGCCCACCCCTGCCGAGCCCGCCGGTGTTCCAGAAG AGCCCCGAGTTCCGGGAGTTCCTGCTGACCAAGCTCATCAATGCTGAGAACGCCTGCTGCAAGTCCGACAAGTTTGCCAAGCTGGAG GACCGGACACGGGCTGCCCTGCTGGACAACCTGCACGACGAGCTGCACGGGCACACGCAGAccatgctggggctggggcccGAGGAGGACAAGATGGAGAATGGCGGTCACGGAGGCTTCCTGGAGTCTTTCAAG AGAGCCATCCGGGTGCGCAGCcactccatggagaccatgGTGGGCAGCCAGAAGAAGCACCATGGCAGTGGCATCCCAGGCAGCCTCAGCGGGGGCATTGCCCACAACAGCGGCGAGGTGACCAAGACCACCTTCTCG ccccctgtcccagctgttgCTGCCAAGAACCAGTCCAGGAGCCCCATCAAGCGCCGCTCAGGGCTGTTCCCCCGCCTGCACACGACATCGGAGAGCCAGGCGGAGAGCAGGACAAGGTG CGACAGTGTTTCTGGAGCCCAGAAGACACCAGATTTGGGACATTCTTCCCAAGAGATGAAATCTGAAACCTCATCCAATCCCAGCTCCCCTGAAATATGCCCCAACAAAGACAG GCCTTTTATCAAGCTGAAAGAGAACGGGCGGTCGAACATCTCCCgttcctcctccagcaccagcagcttcagcagcacGGCGGGGGAGAGCGAGACCCTGGAGGAGTACGACAGCGTG gggAGCCAGCCCTCCACGGCGTCACCGTTCAAGCAGGAGGTGTTTGTGTACAGCGCTTCGCCCGGCAGCGACAGCCCCGGCGCGGGGGCCGCGGCCACCCCCGTCATCATGAGCAGGAGCCCCACAG CAGATCTAAAGAACAGAAATTCTCCAAGGTCCAACCTGAAGTTTCGCTTTGACAAGCTCAGccatggcagctccagcctg AGCCACTAG
- the RAP1GAP2 gene encoding rap1 GTPase-activating protein 2 isoform X5 produces the protein MLASLKIKKQELLNSTDVAVPERPLSPPLTAPPTMKSAEFFEMLEKMQAPKLEEQRSGSQKHKEDYIPYPSIDEILEKGSPYPLIILPQFGGYWIEDPENLGTPTSSDSSICEEEEENLSPSTYGYKLECKGEARAYRKHFLGKDHLNFYCTASSLGNLILSVKCEETDGTEYLRVILRSKVKTLHERIPLAGFSKLPSIPQIAKAFCDDASGLKFNPVLYPKASQMIVSYDEHEVNNTFKFGVIYQKFRQTQEEELFGNNEESTAFKNFLSFLGDTITLQDFKGFRGGLDVSHGQTGVESVYTVFRDREIMFHVSTKLPFTEGDTQQLQRKRHIGNDIVAIIFQEENTPFVPDMIASNFLHAYIVVQVENPEADNTVYKVSVTAREDVPSFGPPLPSPPVFQKSPEFREFLLTKLINAENACCKSDKFAKLEDRTRAALLDNLHDELHGHTQTMLGLGPEEDKMENGGHGGFLESFKRAIRVRSHSMETMVGSQKKHHGSGIPGSLSGGIAHNSGEVTKTTFSPPVPAVAAKNQSRSPIKRRSGLFPRLHTTSESQAESRTRCDSVSGAQKTPDLGHSSQEMKSETSSNPSSPEICPNKDRPFIKLKENGRSNISRSSSSTSSFSSTAGESETLEEYDSVGSQPSTASPFKQEVFVYSASPGSDSPGAGAAATPVIMSRSPTADLKNRNSPRSNLKFRFDKLSHGSSSLSH, from the exons ATGCTGGCCAGCCTGAAGATCAA gaagcaggagctgctgaacaGCACGGATGTGGCCGTCCCGGAGCGGCCGCTGTCCCCCCCGCTGACGGCGCCCCCGACCATGAAG tcGGCAGAATTCTTcgaaatgctggaaaaaatgcag GCACCAAAACTGGAAGAACAGAGGTCTGGAAGCCAAAAACACAAG GAAGACTACATCCCGTACCCCAGCATCGATGAG ATCCTGGAGAAGGGCAGCCCATACCCACTGATCATCCTGCCCCAGTTTGGGGGCTACTGGATAGAAGACCCAGAAAACCTTGGCACGCCCACCTCATCTGACAGCAGCATctgcgaggaggaggaggaaaacctcagccccagcacctaTGGCTACAAGCTGGAGTGCAAGGGAGAGGCCAGAGCCTACCGCAAGCATTTCCTGGGGAAG gaTCATTTAAATTTCTACTGTACAGCCAGCAGCCTTGGAAATCTGATCCTTTCTGTTAAATGCGAGGAGACAGATGGCACAGAATATTTAAGGGTTATACTcag GTCTAAAGTGAAGACACTTCATGAAAGAATCCCATTGGCAGGATTCAGCAAACTCCCGAGTATTCCCCAGATTGCAAAG GCCTTCTGTGACGATGCCTCTGGGCTGAAGTTTAACCCGGTTCTCTACCCCAAG gCATCCCAGATGATAGTGTCCTATGATGAGCATGAGGTCAACAACACGTTCAAGTTTGGTGTGATCTATCAGAAGTTCAGGCAG ACACAAGAGGAGGAGCTCTTTGGCAATAATGAAGAGAGCACTGCCTTCAAGAACTTCTTAAGTTTTCTGGGAGACACCATAACTCTCCAGGACTTCAAAGG TTTTCGAGGAGGCCTGGATGTCAGCCATGGGCAGACGGGAGTGGAGTCTGTGTACACGGTGTTCAGGGACAGGGAGATAATGTTTCATGTCTCCACCAAGCTGCCTTTTACCGAAGGAGACACACAACAA CTCCAGAGGAAGAGGCACATTGGCAACGACATAGTGGCAATTATCTTCCAAGAGGAGAACACACCATTCGTGCCAGACATGATTGCCTCCAACTTCCTGCACGCCTACATCGTGGTGCAGGTGGAGAACCCTGAGGCAGACAATACAGTGTACAAG GTGTCAGTCACAGCCCGGGAAGATGTTCCCTCCTTTGGCCCACCCCTGCCGAGCCCGCCGGTGTTCCAGAAG AGCCCCGAGTTCCGGGAGTTCCTGCTGACCAAGCTCATCAATGCTGAGAACGCCTGCTGCAAGTCCGACAAGTTTGCCAAGCTGGAG GACCGGACACGGGCTGCCCTGCTGGACAACCTGCACGACGAGCTGCACGGGCACACGCAGAccatgctggggctggggcccGAGGAGGACAAGATGGAGAATGGCGGTCACGGAGGCTTCCTGGAGTCTTTCAAG AGAGCCATCCGGGTGCGCAGCcactccatggagaccatgGTGGGCAGCCAGAAGAAGCACCATGGCAGTGGCATCCCAGGCAGCCTCAGCGGGGGCATTGCCCACAACAGCGGCGAGGTGACCAAGACCACCTTCTCG ccccctgtcccagctgttgCTGCCAAGAACCAGTCCAGGAGCCCCATCAAGCGCCGCTCAGGGCTGTTCCCCCGCCTGCACACGACATCGGAGAGCCAGGCGGAGAGCAGGACAAGGTG CGACAGTGTTTCTGGAGCCCAGAAGACACCAGATTTGGGACATTCTTCCCAAGAGATGAAATCTGAAACCTCATCCAATCCCAGCTCCCCTGAAATATGCCCCAACAAAGACAG GCCTTTTATCAAGCTGAAAGAGAACGGGCGGTCGAACATCTCCCgttcctcctccagcaccagcagcttcagcagcacGGCGGGGGAGAGCGAGACCCTGGAGGAGTACGACAGCGTG gggAGCCAGCCCTCCACGGCGTCACCGTTCAAGCAGGAGGTGTTTGTGTACAGCGCTTCGCCCGGCAGCGACAGCCCCGGCGCGGGGGCCGCGGCCACCCCCGTCATCATGAGCAGGAGCCCCACAG CAGATCTAAAGAACAGAAATTCTCCAAGGTCCAACCTGAAGTTTCGCTTTGACAAGCTCAGccatggcagctccagcctg AGCCACTAG
- the RAP1GAP2 gene encoding rap1 GTPase-activating protein 2 isoform X6 produces the protein MSRAGGRTRSRRAGVRAAVVLIGLLHRSRQSSERRKQELLNSTDVAVPERPLSPPLTAPPTMKSAEFFEMLEKMQAPKLEEQRSGSQKHKEDYIPYPSIDEILEKGSPYPLIILPQFGGYWIEDPENLGTPTSSDSSICEEEEENLSPSTYGYKLECKGEARAYRKHFLGKDHLNFYCTASSLGNLILSVKCEETDGTEYLRVILRSKVKTLHERIPLAGFSKLPSIPQIAKAFCDDASGLKFNPVLYPKASQMIVSYDEHEVNNTFKFGVIYQKFRQTQEEELFGNNEESTAFKNFLSFLGDTITLQDFKGFRGGLDVSHGQTGVESVYTVFRDREIMFHVSTKLPFTEGDTQQLQRKRHIGNDIVAIIFQEENTPFVPDMIASNFLHAYIVVQVENPEADNTVYKVSVTAREDVPSFGPPLPSPPVFQKSPEFREFLLTKLINAENACCKSDKFAKLEDRTRAALLDNLHDELHGHTQTMLGLGPEEDKMENGGHGGFLESFKRAIRVRSHSMETMVGSQKKHHGSGIPGSLSGGIAHNSGEVTKTTFSPPVPAVAAKNQSRSPIKRRSGLFPRLHTTSESQAESRTRCDSVSGAQKTPDLGHSSQEMKSETSSNPSSPEICPNKDRPFIKLKENGRSNISRSSSSTSSFSSTAGESETLEEYDSVGSQPSTASPFKQEVFVYSASPGSDSPGAGAAATPVIMSRSPTDLKNRNSPRSNLKFRFDKLSHGSSSLSH, from the exons atGTCCCGGGCGGGCGGCAGGACGCGGTCCCGGCGCGCGGGGGTGCGGGCGGCCGTGGTGCTGATCGGGCTCCTGCACCGCTCCCGGCAGAGCAGCGAGAGAAG gaagcaggagctgctgaacaGCACGGATGTGGCCGTCCCGGAGCGGCCGCTGTCCCCCCCGCTGACGGCGCCCCCGACCATGAAG tcGGCAGAATTCTTcgaaatgctggaaaaaatgcag GCACCAAAACTGGAAGAACAGAGGTCTGGAAGCCAAAAACACAAG GAAGACTACATCCCGTACCCCAGCATCGATGAG ATCCTGGAGAAGGGCAGCCCATACCCACTGATCATCCTGCCCCAGTTTGGGGGCTACTGGATAGAAGACCCAGAAAACCTTGGCACGCCCACCTCATCTGACAGCAGCATctgcgaggaggaggaggaaaacctcagccccagcacctaTGGCTACAAGCTGGAGTGCAAGGGAGAGGCCAGAGCCTACCGCAAGCATTTCCTGGGGAAG gaTCATTTAAATTTCTACTGTACAGCCAGCAGCCTTGGAAATCTGATCCTTTCTGTTAAATGCGAGGAGACAGATGGCACAGAATATTTAAGGGTTATACTcag GTCTAAAGTGAAGACACTTCATGAAAGAATCCCATTGGCAGGATTCAGCAAACTCCCGAGTATTCCCCAGATTGCAAAG GCCTTCTGTGACGATGCCTCTGGGCTGAAGTTTAACCCGGTTCTCTACCCCAAG gCATCCCAGATGATAGTGTCCTATGATGAGCATGAGGTCAACAACACGTTCAAGTTTGGTGTGATCTATCAGAAGTTCAGGCAG ACACAAGAGGAGGAGCTCTTTGGCAATAATGAAGAGAGCACTGCCTTCAAGAACTTCTTAAGTTTTCTGGGAGACACCATAACTCTCCAGGACTTCAAAGG TTTTCGAGGAGGCCTGGATGTCAGCCATGGGCAGACGGGAGTGGAGTCTGTGTACACGGTGTTCAGGGACAGGGAGATAATGTTTCATGTCTCCACCAAGCTGCCTTTTACCGAAGGAGACACACAACAA CTCCAGAGGAAGAGGCACATTGGCAACGACATAGTGGCAATTATCTTCCAAGAGGAGAACACACCATTCGTGCCAGACATGATTGCCTCCAACTTCCTGCACGCCTACATCGTGGTGCAGGTGGAGAACCCTGAGGCAGACAATACAGTGTACAAG GTGTCAGTCACAGCCCGGGAAGATGTTCCCTCCTTTGGCCCACCCCTGCCGAGCCCGCCGGTGTTCCAGAAG AGCCCCGAGTTCCGGGAGTTCCTGCTGACCAAGCTCATCAATGCTGAGAACGCCTGCTGCAAGTCCGACAAGTTTGCCAAGCTGGAG GACCGGACACGGGCTGCCCTGCTGGACAACCTGCACGACGAGCTGCACGGGCACACGCAGAccatgctggggctggggcccGAGGAGGACAAGATGGAGAATGGCGGTCACGGAGGCTTCCTGGAGTCTTTCAAG AGAGCCATCCGGGTGCGCAGCcactccatggagaccatgGTGGGCAGCCAGAAGAAGCACCATGGCAGTGGCATCCCAGGCAGCCTCAGCGGGGGCATTGCCCACAACAGCGGCGAGGTGACCAAGACCACCTTCTCG ccccctgtcccagctgttgCTGCCAAGAACCAGTCCAGGAGCCCCATCAAGCGCCGCTCAGGGCTGTTCCCCCGCCTGCACACGACATCGGAGAGCCAGGCGGAGAGCAGGACAAGGTG CGACAGTGTTTCTGGAGCCCAGAAGACACCAGATTTGGGACATTCTTCCCAAGAGATGAAATCTGAAACCTCATCCAATCCCAGCTCCCCTGAAATATGCCCCAACAAAGACAG GCCTTTTATCAAGCTGAAAGAGAACGGGCGGTCGAACATCTCCCgttcctcctccagcaccagcagcttcagcagcacGGCGGGGGAGAGCGAGACCCTGGAGGAGTACGACAGCGTG gggAGCCAGCCCTCCACGGCGTCACCGTTCAAGCAGGAGGTGTTTGTGTACAGCGCTTCGCCCGGCAGCGACAGCCCCGGCGCGGGGGCCGCGGCCACCCCCGTCATCATGAGCAGGAGCCCCACAG ATCTAAAGAACAGAAATTCTCCAAGGTCCAACCTGAAGTTTCGCTTTGACAAGCTCAGccatggcagctccagcctg AGCCACTAG